The Georgenia faecalis genome includes a window with the following:
- a CDS encoding DUF2804 domain-containing protein, whose amino-acid sequence MDGGGGPRSREITEPVDLCLPSGQLNPAAVGWTRTPLHRANLLPGNARGRAATWSRTKKWEYVGIITDRHVVTVTASSLNYAGIHRVWVLDRTTGEEIDTSLTVPFAKDTHLPAVFGAGAVRVAGPRLAIAVDPAPTTNSPDALRVRAQTPRVRLDVTVAPPLGSELLGVVVPWSERQFQYAVKSVGVPASGTLTVDGAEHPVEGWASLDHGRGRWPYAITWNWGAGSGTVDGVVTGLQLGGKWTEGTGTSDNGLFLDGRLHRIDEDLAWTYDALDASAAPWRVSGERVEVELHPFHERTEATNLGVVSMRVTQAFGHWTGWVDDDHGERRRVDGLVGWAQQAVNRW is encoded by the coding sequence ATGGACGGGGGCGGGGGGCCTCGGAGCCGGGAGATCACCGAGCCGGTCGACCTCTGCCTGCCGTCGGGGCAGCTCAACCCGGCGGCCGTGGGCTGGACCCGCACACCCCTGCACCGCGCCAACCTCCTGCCCGGCAACGCCCGCGGGCGCGCCGCCACGTGGTCCCGGACGAAGAAGTGGGAGTACGTCGGCATCATCACCGACCGCCACGTCGTCACGGTGACGGCGTCCTCGCTCAACTACGCCGGCATCCACCGGGTGTGGGTGCTCGACCGGACCACCGGGGAGGAGATCGACACCTCCCTCACCGTCCCGTTCGCCAAGGACACGCACCTGCCCGCCGTCTTCGGCGCCGGGGCCGTGCGGGTCGCCGGTCCGCGCCTGGCCATCGCCGTCGACCCGGCGCCCACGACGAACAGCCCCGACGCCCTGCGGGTCCGCGCCCAGACCCCCCGCGTGCGCCTGGACGTCACGGTGGCCCCGCCCCTGGGGAGCGAGCTCCTCGGCGTCGTGGTCCCGTGGAGCGAGCGGCAGTTCCAGTACGCCGTGAAGTCCGTCGGGGTGCCCGCCTCCGGCACCCTCACCGTCGACGGCGCGGAGCATCCCGTCGAGGGCTGGGCCAGCCTGGACCACGGCCGGGGCCGCTGGCCGTACGCCATCACGTGGAACTGGGGCGCGGGCTCCGGCACGGTGGACGGCGTCGTCACCGGGCTGCAGCTGGGCGGGAAGTGGACCGAGGGGACGGGCACCTCGGACAACGGCCTGTTCCTCGACGGTCGCCTCCACCGCATCGACGAGGACCTCGCGTGGACCTACGACGCGCTCGACGCCTCCGCCGCCCCGTGGCGCGTGAGCGGCGAGCGCGTCGAGGTGGAGCTGCACCCCTTCCACGAGCGCACCGAGGCCACCAACCTCGGCGTCGTGTCCATGCGCGTCACCCAGGCCTTCGGCCACTGGACGGGCTGGGTCGACGACGACCACGGCGAGCGCCGTCGGGTCGACGGGCTCGTCGGCTGGGCGCAGCAGGCCGTCAACCGGTGGTGA
- a CDS encoding acyl-CoA dehydrogenase, with protein sequence MTATPDARTATATPTSIPRAGRTPSAASPESAPRAGARVDVTALGRLLDGRWGDQRRRARDLALDPDLQHVEDLSRTEHRERVLRQLHLLVERGDVLRGFPAELGGAGDPGGNLAGFEELFLLDPSLQIKVGVQWGLFGSAVLQLGTAEHHQRLLPGIMQLDVPGCFAMTEIGHGSDVASIGTTATYDPATEEFVVHTPVTAARKEYIGNAAAHGRAAVVFAQLVTQGVNHGVHALYVPIREEAEDGTWRLCAGVGSADDGAKGGLNGVDNGRLWFDQVRVPRENLLNRYGDVAADGTYHSPIESPGRRFFTMLATLVQGRVSLAGAAVNASKVALAVAVRYGVQRRQFTGAGDEGEVTLLDYQQHQRRLFPLLARTYAATFAHEELLERFDDIFSGAHDDDDSRQDLETLAAAMKPASTWLALEALQEAREACGGAGYMAENRLVGLRADFDVYATFEGDNTVLLQLVGKRLLTDYGQGMAKIDIAGAARYVASRAADMTLHRTPLRRAAQSVRDSGSMARSAGHLRSTAAQRELLEDRVETMVAEIAGALRAVRNASPAEAAAEFNAHQHELIEAAAAHADLLQWEAFTAALARVRDEGTREVLTTLRDLYALTTIERNLAWYLVNGRISAQRARAVTSYVNRLLPRLRPHAVALVDAFGYRPEHLRVPIAGDGETQRQEEARAHVRRRRASGEEPVSAKVLHANARRAGGAVTTG encoded by the coding sequence ATGACCGCCACCCCCGACGCCCGCACCGCGACCGCCACCCCGACCTCGATCCCGCGCGCCGGGCGCACGCCGTCGGCCGCGTCGCCCGAGAGTGCGCCCCGGGCCGGCGCGCGCGTGGACGTCACCGCGCTGGGCCGGCTCCTCGACGGTCGCTGGGGCGATCAGCGCCGCCGCGCCCGCGACCTCGCGCTCGACCCCGACCTCCAGCACGTGGAGGACCTCAGCCGCACCGAGCACCGCGAGCGGGTCCTGCGCCAGCTCCACCTCCTCGTCGAGCGCGGCGACGTGCTCCGGGGCTTCCCCGCCGAGCTCGGCGGCGCGGGGGACCCGGGCGGCAACCTCGCCGGGTTCGAGGAGCTGTTCCTCCTCGACCCGTCGCTGCAGATCAAGGTCGGCGTGCAGTGGGGGCTGTTCGGCTCGGCCGTCCTCCAGCTCGGCACCGCCGAGCACCACCAGCGGCTGCTGCCGGGGATCATGCAGCTCGACGTGCCCGGCTGCTTCGCCATGACGGAGATCGGCCACGGCTCCGACGTCGCCTCCATCGGGACCACCGCCACGTACGACCCCGCGACGGAGGAGTTCGTCGTCCACACGCCGGTGACCGCGGCCCGCAAGGAGTACATCGGCAACGCCGCGGCCCACGGGCGCGCCGCCGTCGTCTTCGCCCAGCTCGTCACGCAGGGCGTCAACCACGGGGTTCACGCGCTCTACGTCCCGATCCGGGAGGAGGCCGAGGACGGGACCTGGCGGCTGTGCGCCGGCGTCGGGAGTGCGGACGACGGCGCCAAGGGCGGGCTCAACGGCGTCGACAACGGCCGGCTGTGGTTCGACCAGGTCCGGGTGCCCCGCGAGAACCTCCTCAACCGGTACGGCGACGTCGCCGCCGACGGGACGTACCACTCGCCGATCGAGAGCCCCGGGCGCCGGTTCTTCACCATGCTCGCCACGCTCGTCCAGGGGCGGGTCTCCCTCGCCGGGGCCGCGGTCAACGCGAGCAAGGTGGCCCTCGCCGTCGCCGTCCGCTACGGCGTCCAGCGCCGCCAGTTCACCGGCGCCGGCGACGAGGGCGAGGTGACCCTCCTCGACTACCAGCAGCACCAGCGCCGCCTGTTCCCGCTGCTGGCCCGGACGTATGCGGCCACCTTCGCGCACGAGGAGCTCCTCGAGCGCTTCGACGACATCTTCTCCGGCGCCCACGACGACGACGACTCGCGCCAGGACCTCGAGACGCTCGCGGCGGCGATGAAGCCCGCCTCGACGTGGCTGGCGCTCGAGGCGCTGCAGGAGGCCCGCGAGGCGTGCGGCGGCGCCGGGTACATGGCCGAGAACCGGCTCGTCGGCCTGCGCGCGGACTTCGACGTCTACGCCACCTTCGAGGGCGACAACACGGTCCTCCTCCAGCTCGTCGGCAAGCGCCTGCTCACCGACTACGGCCAGGGGATGGCGAAGATCGACATCGCCGGGGCGGCGCGGTACGTCGCCTCCCGCGCCGCCGACATGACGCTGCACCGCACGCCGCTGCGCCGCGCCGCGCAGTCGGTGCGGGACTCGGGCTCCATGGCCCGCTCGGCCGGGCACCTGCGCAGCACCGCCGCCCAGCGCGAGCTCCTCGAGGACCGGGTCGAGACGATGGTGGCGGAGATCGCCGGCGCGCTGCGGGCCGTGCGCAACGCCTCGCCCGCCGAGGCGGCGGCCGAGTTCAACGCCCACCAGCACGAGCTCATCGAGGCGGCCGCGGCGCACGCCGACCTGCTCCAGTGGGAGGCCTTCACCGCCGCACTCGCGCGCGTGCGGGACGAGGGCACCCGCGAGGTCCTCACCACGCTGCGCGACCTCTACGCCCTGACGACGATCGAGCGCAACCTCGCGTGGTACCTCGTCAACGGGCGGATCTCCGCCCAGCGGGCCCGCGCCGTGACGAGCTACGTCAACCGCCTCCTGCCGCGCCTGCGACCGCACGCCGTCGCCCTCGTCGACGCCTTCGGCTACCGGCCCGAGCACCTGCGGGTGCCCATCGCCGGTGACGGCGAGACGCAGCGGCAGGAGGAGGCCCGCGCCCATGTCCGCCGTCGGCGGGCCAGCGGCGAGGAGCCGGTGAGTGCCAAGGTGCTCCACGCGAACGCGCGCCGCGCCGGGGGCGCCGTCACCACCGGTTGA
- a CDS encoding TetR family transcriptional regulator, which yields MPITSRNASDGRATRWDSHRVSRRAELVRAARRAVHRRGPDLSMDELAAEIGTSKSILYRYFTDKTGLQEAVGHAVLAWLRTALEEAGRSAREPRDRLAAMVEAYLEMVEASPHVYAFVTHADAGTAGALRGFVADIEQVVAEALLPVLRLRAPGEATSTGRDAESRALAALWSAGMVGLVRGAAERWRAEADDGGTGGTIAAMDRARLAEHLTAWLWEGAAGVPRRTPTPATTRPETP from the coding sequence ATGCCGATCACAAGCCGAAACGCGTCCGACGGGCGCGCCACCCGCTGGGACTCGCACCGCGTGTCCCGGCGGGCCGAGCTCGTGCGCGCCGCCCGCCGCGCCGTGCACCGGCGCGGTCCGGACCTCTCGATGGACGAGCTCGCCGCCGAGATCGGCACGTCCAAGTCGATCCTCTACCGCTACTTCACCGACAAGACCGGCCTGCAGGAGGCCGTCGGGCACGCCGTCCTCGCATGGCTGCGCACCGCGCTGGAGGAGGCCGGGCGCTCGGCGCGGGAGCCGCGGGACCGGCTGGCCGCGATGGTCGAGGCCTACCTCGAGATGGTCGAGGCCTCCCCGCACGTCTACGCCTTCGTCACCCATGCCGACGCCGGCACGGCCGGCGCGCTGCGGGGCTTCGTCGCCGACATCGAGCAGGTCGTCGCCGAGGCCCTCCTGCCCGTGCTCCGCCTGCGCGCGCCCGGGGAGGCGACCTCCACCGGGCGCGACGCCGAGAGCCGGGCGCTCGCGGCGCTGTGGTCGGCCGGCATGGTCGGCCTGGTCCGGGGCGCCGCGGAGCGGTGGCGGGCCGAGGCCGACGACGGCGGCACGGGCGGGACGATCGCCGCGATGGACCGCGCCCGGCTCGCGGAGCACCTCACCGCCTGGCTCTGGGAGGGCGCCGCCGGCGTCCCCCGACGTACGCCCACCCCCGCAACGACGCGACCGGAGACCCCATGA
- a CDS encoding acetyl-CoA C-acetyltransferase, which produces MTPTPAPRRAAVIGANRIPFAKAGGAYAAASNQDMLTAALEGLVARFGLAGERLDEVAAGAVLKHPRDFNLTREVVLGSSLDPHTPAYDVQRACATGLEAIVGVANKIALHQAEVGIGGGVDSASDAPIVVSDRLRAALLRASRARSAAERVKAFAGVRPRDLAPVAPGVAEPRTGLSMGEHQALTTARWGITREDQDALALASHQRLAAAYDRGFFDDLLTPYRRLDRDQALRADTSLDKLASLTPVFGKDGSSPTMTAGNSTPLSDGASAVLLASSEWAQGRGLPVLATVVDAQSAAVDFTRGDEGLLMGGCYAVARLLDRQGLTLDDFDVVEIHEAFASTVLATMAAWADPAFCRERLGLPGALGEIDRDRLNVTGSSLAAGHPFAATGGRIVGTLAKLLAERRAETGRPARGLISICAAGGQAGAMILEAA; this is translated from the coding sequence GTGACCCCGACCCCCGCCCCGCGACGCGCTGCCGTCATCGGAGCCAACCGCATCCCCTTCGCCAAGGCGGGCGGCGCCTACGCCGCAGCCTCGAACCAGGACATGCTCACCGCCGCGCTCGAGGGGCTCGTCGCCCGCTTCGGCCTCGCCGGCGAGCGGCTCGACGAGGTCGCCGCAGGGGCCGTGCTCAAGCACCCGCGCGACTTCAACCTCACCCGCGAGGTGGTCCTCGGCTCCTCGCTCGACCCGCACACGCCCGCCTACGACGTGCAGCGCGCCTGCGCCACGGGCCTCGAGGCGATCGTCGGCGTGGCCAACAAGATCGCCCTGCACCAGGCCGAGGTCGGGATCGGGGGCGGGGTCGACTCCGCGTCGGACGCCCCCATCGTCGTCTCCGACCGGCTGCGCGCCGCGCTGCTGCGGGCCTCCCGCGCCCGCTCCGCTGCCGAGCGCGTCAAGGCGTTCGCGGGCGTCCGTCCGCGGGACCTGGCCCCGGTGGCCCCGGGGGTGGCCGAGCCCCGCACGGGGCTGAGCATGGGCGAGCACCAGGCGCTGACGACGGCCCGCTGGGGCATCACCCGCGAGGACCAGGACGCCCTGGCGCTCGCCTCGCACCAGCGCCTGGCGGCCGCCTACGACCGCGGGTTCTTCGACGACCTCCTCACCCCCTACCGCCGCCTCGACCGGGACCAGGCCCTGCGCGCGGACACCTCCCTCGACAAGCTCGCCTCGCTCACGCCGGTCTTCGGCAAGGACGGCTCGTCCCCGACGATGACGGCGGGGAACTCCACCCCGCTGTCCGACGGCGCCTCGGCCGTCCTGCTCGCCTCGAGCGAGTGGGCGCAGGGCCGGGGCCTGCCGGTGCTCGCCACCGTGGTCGACGCCCAGAGCGCCGCCGTCGACTTCACCCGGGGCGACGAGGGCCTCCTCATGGGCGGGTGCTACGCCGTCGCCCGGCTCCTCGACCGCCAGGGGCTGACCCTCGACGACTTCGACGTCGTGGAGATCCACGAGGCGTTCGCCTCCACCGTCCTCGCCACCATGGCCGCCTGGGCGGACCCCGCCTTCTGCCGCGAGCGCCTCGGCCTCCCCGGGGCGCTGGGCGAGATCGACCGCGACCGGCTCAACGTCACCGGCTCCTCGCTCGCGGCCGGGCACCCGTTCGCCGCGACCGGCGGCCGCATCGTCGGCACGCTCGCCAAGCTCCTCGCCGAGCGGCGGGCCGAGACGGGCCGACCGGCCCGCGGCCTCATCTCCATCTGCGCCGCCGGCGGTCAGGCCGGCGCGATGATCCTGGAGGCAGCGTGA
- a CDS encoding 3-oxoacyl-ACP reductase, with protein sequence MNDTYLDAVSTDVGKKVAKKLGLPQPVRLRRTDTASPDAPLVTGPVLVLQDAWSRASADAVAERLLGWDLDVRRDPHLAEHQRWGAVIVVLTELEAPGQLGGPALDLGEMLRRLAPSGRVITLSRAATGGDAPAQAAARQAVDGFLRSVAKELRAGATGNGLVLAEGLPVEATSVIGALRFLLSARSAFVSGQLLRVSTPGGQAPADWTRPLAGQVAVVTGAARGIGAETARVLARDGAQVIGVDVPGAGDSLSTVMNGVRGSALQLDITAEDAGARILEHARSRYGTLDVVVHNAGILRDKLLVNMTADRWNDLLAVNLLAPLRMNETFAAPGALGPAPRILALASTSGIAGNRGQTNYAAAKAGIIGMVQALAPRLAELGGTANAVAPGFIETDMTARIPPVARQIARRANSLNQGGHPVDVAEALAFLASPQAGGINGQTLRVCGQNLVGQ encoded by the coding sequence GTGAACGACACCTACCTCGACGCCGTGAGCACGGACGTCGGCAAGAAGGTCGCCAAGAAGCTCGGCCTGCCCCAGCCCGTCCGGCTGCGGCGCACCGACACGGCGTCACCGGACGCTCCGCTCGTCACCGGCCCGGTCCTCGTCCTCCAGGACGCGTGGTCCCGGGCGAGCGCCGACGCGGTCGCGGAGCGGCTGCTCGGCTGGGACCTCGACGTCCGGCGGGACCCGCACCTCGCCGAGCACCAGCGGTGGGGCGCCGTGATCGTCGTCCTCACCGAGCTCGAGGCGCCCGGCCAGCTCGGCGGTCCCGCCCTCGACCTCGGCGAGATGCTGCGGCGCCTCGCCCCGTCCGGGCGGGTCATCACCCTCTCGCGGGCCGCCACCGGCGGCGACGCGCCGGCCCAGGCGGCCGCCCGCCAGGCGGTGGACGGGTTCCTGCGCTCCGTGGCCAAGGAGCTGCGCGCCGGCGCCACCGGCAACGGCCTGGTCCTCGCCGAGGGGCTGCCGGTCGAGGCCACCTCCGTCATCGGGGCGCTGCGCTTCCTGCTCTCGGCCCGCTCCGCGTTCGTCTCCGGGCAGCTGCTGCGCGTGTCGACGCCCGGCGGGCAGGCGCCGGCGGACTGGACCCGCCCGCTCGCCGGGCAGGTCGCCGTCGTCACCGGCGCCGCCCGCGGCATCGGCGCCGAGACCGCCCGGGTCCTCGCCCGGGACGGCGCGCAGGTCATCGGCGTCGACGTCCCCGGCGCCGGGGACTCGCTGAGCACGGTGATGAACGGCGTGCGCGGCAGCGCGCTCCAGCTCGACATCACCGCCGAGGACGCCGGCGCCCGGATCCTCGAGCACGCCCGGTCGCGGTACGGCACCCTCGACGTCGTCGTCCACAACGCGGGCATCCTGCGGGACAAGCTCCTCGTCAACATGACCGCGGACCGCTGGAACGACCTGCTCGCCGTCAACCTCCTCGCGCCGCTGCGGATGAACGAGACCTTCGCCGCCCCGGGTGCCCTGGGCCCCGCACCCCGCATCCTCGCGCTCGCGTCGACGTCAGGCATCGCGGGCAACCGCGGGCAGACCAACTACGCCGCCGCCAAGGCCGGGATCATCGGCATGGTCCAGGCGCTCGCGCCGCGCCTGGCGGAGCTGGGCGGGACCGCGAACGCGGTGGCGCCGGGGTTCATCGAGACGGACATGACGGCGCGGATCCCCCCGGTGGCGCGGCAGATCGCCCGGCGTGCGAACTCCCTCAACCAGGGCGGGCACCCGGTCGACGTCGCCGAGGCGCTGGCGTTCCTCGCCTCCCCGCAGGCGGGCGGCATCAACGGCCAGACGCTGCGCGTCTGCGGCCAGAACCTCGTGGGGCAGTGA
- a CDS encoding MaoC/PaaZ C-terminal domain-containing protein has protein sequence MPRLGALYSRALGRYASLVLARPPRTSGAWAGTYRVDGVRADPEQLAAYQRLLGEPGTDVLPAGYVHVLAFPLAMAVMVRPDFPLPVLGLVHVGNRVVVHRPVRLDEVLTVRAHAEGLRGHRAGTQVDLVVEVSAGTEVVWHGTSTYLAKGRTVPGADPAPSPQAAPEDRAPGTGGPGTGAHVTTGVWRLGPDVGRDYAEVSGDRNPIHVSRVGARLFGFPRPIAHGMYTAARALAAVGAARGDAFVWEVAFAKPVLLPGTVTLSVDRDGDAYHYRGANRSGKVHFTGTVTPRGRAG, from the coding sequence ATGCCACGCCTCGGGGCGCTGTACTCCCGGGCACTCGGCCGGTACGCCTCGCTCGTCCTCGCCCGGCCGCCGCGGACCTCGGGGGCGTGGGCAGGGACCTACCGCGTCGACGGCGTCCGCGCCGACCCGGAGCAGCTCGCCGCCTACCAGCGGCTGCTCGGCGAGCCCGGCACCGACGTCCTGCCCGCGGGGTACGTCCACGTGCTGGCGTTCCCGCTCGCCATGGCGGTCATGGTCCGGCCCGACTTCCCGCTCCCGGTGCTCGGGCTCGTCCACGTGGGCAACCGCGTCGTCGTCCACCGCCCGGTGCGCCTCGACGAGGTGCTCACGGTCCGGGCGCACGCAGAGGGCCTGCGCGGCCACCGGGCGGGGACCCAGGTCGACCTCGTGGTCGAGGTCTCGGCCGGCACCGAGGTGGTGTGGCACGGGACGTCGACGTACCTCGCGAAGGGCCGCACCGTGCCCGGGGCGGATCCCGCCCCCTCGCCCCAGGCGGCCCCGGAGGACCGTGCCCCCGGCACGGGCGGACCTGGCACCGGCGCGCACGTCACCACCGGCGTGTGGCGCCTGGGTCCCGACGTCGGCCGGGACTACGCCGAGGTCTCGGGCGACCGGAACCCCATCCACGTCTCCCGGGTCGGCGCACGGCTCTTCGGCTTCCCCCGGCCGATCGCGCACGGCATGTACACGGCCGCGCGGGCCCTGGCGGCGGTCGGCGCCGCCCGCGGGGACGCCTTCGTGTGGGAGGTCGCCTTCGCCAAGCCGGTCCTGCTGCCGGGCACCGTCACGCTCTCGGTCGACCGTGACGGTGACGCCTACCACTACCGGGGCGCGAACCGCTCCGGCAAGGTCCATTTCACCGGGACCGTGACGCCCCGCGGGCGCGCAGGATAA
- a CDS encoding YceI family protein, which produces MGALDGELAGEWVFDPAHSRFGFSARHAMVTRVRGAFNDVEGRMHVDPDGPAKSFVTVRLRAASVDTRHPQRDAHLRSADFFDVERYPDIVFTSTTIQEAEERMYMVVGDLTIRGITHEVAIPIERVGVERGADGELRVGFEGTRRVDRRAWGLEWQVPLDTGGVLVSERVTMEFEISAVKRPDAPDGTPGADTAPDVADAGDGGRPDAGDAPASPADDASTGAAAPDPAAAAPDPAAAAPDPATAAPDPATAGAAPAAARGRHRALGARRASWFRPRR; this is translated from the coding sequence ATGGGGGCGTTGGACGGGGAGCTCGCCGGGGAGTGGGTGTTCGACCCCGCGCACTCGCGGTTCGGGTTCTCCGCGCGGCACGCCATGGTGACGCGGGTGCGGGGCGCCTTCAACGACGTCGAGGGCCGGATGCACGTCGACCCCGACGGTCCGGCGAAGTCGTTCGTCACCGTGCGGCTCAGGGCCGCGAGCGTGGACACCCGCCACCCCCAGCGCGACGCCCACCTGCGCAGCGCCGACTTCTTCGACGTCGAGCGCTACCCGGACATCGTCTTCACGAGCACGACGATCCAGGAGGCCGAGGAGCGGATGTACATGGTCGTCGGCGACCTCACCATCCGCGGCATCACCCACGAGGTCGCCATCCCCATCGAGCGGGTGGGCGTCGAGCGGGGCGCGGACGGCGAGCTCCGGGTCGGCTTCGAGGGGACCCGACGCGTCGACCGCCGCGCATGGGGTCTGGAGTGGCAGGTGCCGCTCGACACCGGCGGGGTGCTCGTCTCCGAGCGCGTCACCATGGAGTTCGAGATCTCCGCCGTCAAGCGTCCCGACGCCCCGGACGGCACCCCCGGTGCGGACACGGCGCCGGACGTGGCCGACGCCGGCGACGGCGGACGGCCCGACGCCGGTGACGCCCCGGCCAGCCCGGCCGACGACGCGTCGACCGGTGCCGCCGCACCCGACCCGGCCGCCGCCGCACCTGACCCGGCCGCCGCCGCACCTGACCCGGCCACCGCCGCACCCGACCCGGCCACCGCCGGCGCGGCCCCGGCCGCCGCGCGCGGCCGGCACCGGGCGCTGGGCGCCCGGCGCGCGTCCTGGTTCCGCCCGCGCCGCTGA
- the purQ gene encoding phosphoribosylformylglycinamidine synthase subunit PurQ, translating into MTASSAGARIGVVTFPGSLDDGDARRAVRLAGAEPVTLWHGDADLAGVDAVVLPGGFSYGDYLRCGAIARFAPVMTEVVRAAREGLPVLGICNGFQVLCEAHLLPGALIRNERQRFVCRDQRLRVENATTAWTRDLTAGATVTIPLKNGEGGYVADAATLDALEAEGRVVFRYLGADPNGSARGIAGITNERGNVVGLMPHPEHAVEAGFGPDGPRGPRTGTDGLALFTSVLGALVAA; encoded by the coding sequence GTGACCGCCTCGTCCGCCGGCGCCCGGATCGGCGTCGTCACCTTCCCGGGGTCCCTCGACGACGGCGACGCGCGCCGCGCCGTCCGCCTCGCGGGGGCCGAGCCCGTCACCCTGTGGCACGGGGACGCCGACCTCGCGGGCGTGGACGCCGTCGTCCTGCCCGGGGGCTTCTCCTACGGGGACTACCTGCGCTGCGGGGCCATCGCCCGGTTCGCCCCGGTGATGACCGAGGTGGTCCGCGCCGCGCGCGAGGGCCTGCCGGTCCTCGGCATCTGCAACGGGTTCCAGGTGCTGTGCGAGGCGCACCTGCTGCCGGGTGCCCTCATCCGGAACGAGCGCCAGCGCTTCGTGTGCCGGGACCAGCGCCTGCGGGTCGAGAACGCCACCACGGCGTGGACGCGCGACCTCACCGCGGGGGCGACCGTGACGATCCCGCTGAAGAACGGCGAGGGCGGCTACGTCGCGGACGCCGCGACGCTCGACGCGCTCGAGGCGGAGGGCCGGGTGGTGTTCCGGTACCTCGGCGCGGACCCCAACGGCTCGGCCCGCGGCATCGCCGGCATCACCAACGAGCGGGGCAACGTCGTCGGGCTCATGCCCCACCCCGAGCACGCGGTCGAGGCCGGGTTCGGCCCGGACGGCCCCCGCGGGCCGCGCACGGGCACGGACGGCCTCGCGCTCTTCACGTCGGTGCTCGGCGCGCTCGTCGCCGCCTGA
- the purS gene encoding phosphoribosylformylglycinamidine synthase subunit PurS, with amino-acid sequence MGRIVVEVMPKPEILDPQGKAVAGALPRLGFATFTGVRQGKRFELEVDGAVTAEHLDAAREAARTLLSNPVIEDVVRVATIEEVDA; translated from the coding sequence ATGGGACGAATCGTCGTCGAGGTCATGCCCAAGCCCGAGATCCTCGACCCGCAGGGCAAGGCCGTCGCCGGGGCGCTGCCCCGGCTCGGGTTCGCCACCTTCACCGGCGTCCGGCAGGGCAAGCGCTTCGAGCTCGAGGTGGACGGCGCCGTCACGGCCGAGCACCTCGACGCCGCCCGCGAGGCCGCGCGGACGCTCCTGTCGAACCCCGTCATCGAGGACGTCGTGCGCGTCGCGACGATCGAGGAGGTCGACGCGTGA
- a CDS encoding phosphoribosylaminoimidazolesuccinocarboxamide synthase has protein sequence MAAPVLDGWSHVYSGKVRDLYVPTSGDRGTVLVVASDRISAYDHVLPTPIPGKGVILTALSLWWFDQLADLVPHHVLSLDVPDAVTGRAMVCRRLEMYPVECVARGYLTGSGLTEYRAGGSVCGVPLPPGLDDGSRLPEPIFTPATKAEVGEHDENVSLEVVAAQIGAARADELRDLTLAVYARAAGLAAERGIVLADTKLEFGALPGGPDVVLGDEVLTPDSSRFWPAEHWEPGRAQPSFDKQYVRDWLTSPASGWDRHGDAPPPELPADVVERTRERYAEAYTRLTGAPLPDAWNAAGTARPGR, from the coding sequence ATGGCCGCCCCCGTCCTCGACGGCTGGTCGCACGTCTACTCCGGCAAGGTACGCGACCTGTACGTGCCCACCTCCGGGGACCGCGGCACCGTCCTCGTCGTCGCCTCCGACCGGATCAGCGCCTACGACCACGTGCTGCCCACGCCGATCCCCGGCAAGGGCGTCATCCTCACGGCGCTGAGCCTGTGGTGGTTCGACCAGCTCGCCGACCTCGTCCCCCACCACGTCCTCTCCCTCGACGTGCCCGACGCCGTGACCGGGCGCGCCATGGTGTGCCGGCGGCTCGAGATGTACCCGGTGGAGTGCGTGGCCCGCGGCTACCTCACCGGCTCCGGGCTCACCGAGTACCGCGCCGGCGGGTCCGTCTGCGGCGTGCCGCTGCCGCCCGGCCTCGACGACGGCTCCCGCCTGCCGGAGCCGATCTTCACCCCGGCCACGAAGGCGGAGGTGGGCGAGCACGACGAGAACGTCAGCCTCGAGGTGGTCGCCGCGCAGATCGGCGCGGCCCGCGCGGACGAGCTGCGCGACCTCACCCTCGCCGTCTACGCGCGCGCCGCGGGCCTCGCCGCCGAGCGCGGCATCGTCCTGGCGGACACCAAGCTCGAGTTCGGCGCCCTCCCCGGCGGACCCGACGTGGTCCTCGGCGACGAGGTGCTCACGCCCGACTCCTCGCGGTTCTGGCCGGCCGAGCACTGGGAGCCGGGCCGCGCGCAGCCGAGCTTCGACAAGCAGTACGTGCGCGACTGGCTCACCTCGCCGGCGTCCGGCTGGGACCGCCACGGCGACGCCCCGCCGCCCGAGCTGCCCGCCGACGTCGTGGAGCGCACGCGCGAGCGGTACGCCGAGGCCTACACGCGCCTCACCGGCGCGCCCCTGCCCGACGCGTGGAACGCCGCGGGGACGGCCCGGCCGGGCCGCTAG